One region of Phragmites australis chromosome 18, lpPhrAust1.1, whole genome shotgun sequence genomic DNA includes:
- the LOC133898455 gene encoding probable disease resistance protein RF9 isoform X2 codes for MEATVVSVGKSVLNGALNYAKSMLAEEIALQLGVQRDVTFVADELEMMQSFLMTADDEQDEQKVLKTWVKQVRDLAYDVEDNLQDFALHSDKKPSRWCIICTLWERRGIAKGVKELKARVEDVSSRNLRYRLIKDGSASKPAAAAEQAATADAAVFGFGIEENSMVNLADLISSKEVDLRVISVWGTGGDLGKTSEIRKVYDDEAVKKKFGCRAWVRLMRPFNPREFIKNLVKQFYENSPDSIEKGHEGTTVGANALMKIEKMEQMDLVLNEFHQQVNGNQYLIVIDDLSTIVDWDCIKTYFPDRKNCSRIIVSAQQAEVASLCTEQPYQMSELKWVSAEQTLYLFYKKVFKKDEYNDLRSDLEEQAKLILRKCRGLPLAISTIGGFLSDKPRTALEWKKLNDHISAELEINTELYMIKAILMKSYNGLPYHLKSSFLYMSIFPQDHKIRRKRLVRRWIAEGYSSEMRHMSAEEVGDKHLAELFDRSMILPTNRVTHSTGKIDSCQLHDLIRDISISKSMEENLVYILEEGCSSKVQGTIRHLSVSSNWAREKDVFESILDLSHVRSLTVFGEWRSFLISDKMKLLRVLDLEDTSGLRDHDLAHIGKLHHLRYLSLRGCRGVTQLPDCLGNLRHLQTLDVRDTFIMVLPKTVVNLERLQYLRVGFVRQDVHKDDIYEKFVDKILQQISATGACRNWCCFYSCSLLDLCAYQCRPKLLHADMNSQDISKFCSFFLTAGWMHHTLHGLRVTRGIGDLKALHTLSVVNVAWGKHTMKVLKRLTHLRKLTVTGVYDRNSKDFWSAIANHNRLRSLSVQRLSESVGMPTLDGCLGETTSMDGTAVNGPAVAEAPDTVNGGSSSGGTSQSKLRRSLAGEVLFPPKDLESLKVEGKLVNIPQWIHQLQNLSKLQLCYTRLELDAIQVIGRLPNLSILRLRSLSFLGKELHFLRSSFPSLVVLELSDLPQVQLVYFEERTMPCLEVLQVSSCLSNGVLSGLRLLTSLKEVSLTRVHYSSIVRVQNQLKECAKPVNLKVNFGERL; via the exons ATGGAGGCCACGGTGGTGAGCGTTGGCAAGTCCGTGCTGAATGGAGCTCTCAACTACGCCAAATCCATGCTGGCGGAGGAGATCGCCCTGCAGCTCGGCGTCCAGCGCGACGTTaccttcgtcgcggacgagcTGGAGATGATGCAGTCATTCCTGATGACAGCAGATGATGAGCAAGATGAGCAGAAGGTGCTCAAGACCTGGGTGAAGCAGGTCCGCGACCTGGCCTACGACGTCGAGGACAACCTCCAGGATTTCGCCCTTCACTCCGACAAGAAGCCATCTCGGTGGTGCATCATCTGCACCCTGTGGGAGAGGCGCGGCATTGCTAAGGGGGTGAAGGAGCTCAAGGCCAGGGTGGAGGACGTGAGCAGCAGGAACTTGCGTTACCGCCTCATCAAGGATGGATCTGCCTCCAAGCCTGCCGCTGCGGCCGAGCAGGCTGCCACTGCCGACGCGGCGGTATTCGGCTTTGGCATCGAGGAAAACTCCATGGTGAACCTTGCGGATCTGATCAGCAGCAAGGAGGTGGATCTCAGAGTAATCTCAGTGTGGGGAACAGGCGGAGACCTCGGAAAGACGTCCGAAATCAGGAAGGTCTACGACGACGAAGCAGTAAAGAAGAAGTTCGGTTGCCGCGCATGGGTTAGGTTGATGCGTCCTTTCAATCCCAGGGAGTTCATCAAGAACCTTGTGAAGCAGTTCTACGAAAATTCTCCCGACTCAATTGAAAAGGGTCACGAAGGCACAACTGTAGGGGCTAATGCTCTCATGAAGATCGAGAAGATGGAGCAGATGGATTTGGTCTTAAATGAGTTCCATCAACAGGTGAATGGCAATCAGTACCTGATTGTGATTGACGACCTGTCCACAATTGTTGACTGGGATTGCATCAAAACGTACTTCCCTGACAGGAAGAATTGTAGCCGCATCATAGTTTCAGCACAGCAAGCTGAAGTTGCAAGCTTGTGCACCGAGCAACCATATCAAATGTCAGAGCTCAAGTGGGTGTCAGCTGAGCAAACTCTCTATCTCTTCTACAAGAAG GTATTCAAGAAGGATGAATACAATGATTTAAGATCTGATCTGGAGGAGCAAGCAAAACTTATCCTAAGGAAGTGCCGTGGACTTCCCCTCGCAATTTCTACCATTGGCGGCTTTCTATCTGATAAACCTAGAACTGCGCTTGAATGGAAGAAGTTGAATGATCATATTAGTGCTGAATTGGAGATTAATACAGAACTTTACATGATAAAGGCAATCCTTATGAAGAGTTATAATGGCTTGCCATATCATCTCAAGTCCAGCTTCTTGTATATGTCCATTTTTCCTCAAGACCACAAAATTAGGCGGAAACGTTTGGTGAGGCGGTGGATCGCAGAGGGCTACTCAAGTGAAATGCGTCACATGTCTGCCGAAGAAGTTGGAGACAAGCACTTGGCTGAACTTTTCGACAGGAGTATGATCCTACCAACGAACAGAGTAACTCATAGCACTGGAAAAATTGATTCTTGTCAACTTCATGACCTGATCCGTGACATCAGCATATCCAAGTCTATGGAGGAAAACCTTGTTTATATACTGGAGGAGGGGTGCAGCTCAAAGGTACAAGGAACGATTCGTCACCTTTCAGTAAGTAGCAATTGGGCCAGAGAAAAGGATGTCTTCGAGAGCATATTGGACTTGTCCCACGTGCGATCATTGACTGTATTTGGAGAGTGGAGATCATTTCTAATTTCTGACAAGATGAAATTGCTTCGGGTGCTTGATCTGGAAGACACATCAGGTTTAAGAGACCATGATCTCGCTCACATTGGGAAGCTCCATCACCTCAGATATCTTTCCCTTCGAGGATGCAGGGGTGTTACACAGCTGCCAGATTGCTTGGGCAATCTGAGGCACCTCCAGACACTGGACGTCAGAGATACATTCATAATGGTTTTGCCAAAAACTGTTGTCAATCTTGAGAGGCTTCAGTATCTGCGTGTTGGCTTTGTGCGACAGGATGTGCATAAAGACGACATATATGAAAAGTTCGTGGACAAAATTTTGCAGCAAATATCTGCTACGGGGGCATGCCGCAATTGGTGTTGTTTCTATTCCTGCTCGCTGCTGGACTTGTGTGCATACCAATGCAGACCAAAACTCCTACATGCCGACATGAACAGTCAAGATATCTCAAAGTTCTGTAGCTTCTTTCTTACCGCTGGCTGGATGCATCATACTCTACATGGTTTAAGAGTTACCAGAGGGATCGGGGACTTGAAGGCCCTGCACACACTAAGTGTCGTCAACGTTGCCTGGGGGAAACACACAATGAAAGTGCTTAAAAGGCTTACACATCTGCGTAAGTTGACAGTGACCGGCGTCTACGACAGGAACAGCAAGGACTTCTGGTCTGCAATTGCCAATCATAATCGGCTGCGATCTTTGTCTGTGCAGCGGTTGTCTGAATCAGTGGGGATGCCAACCTTAGATGGTTGTTTAGGTGAGACAACGTCCATGGATGGAACCGCCGTCAATGGGCCAGCTGTGGCGGAGGCCCCAGATACTGTCAATGGCGGCTCGTCCTCAGGTGGCACCTCGCAGTCTAAACTCCGGCGCTCGCTGGCGGGCGAGGTGCTCTTTCCTCCGAAAGATCTCGAGAGTCTCAAGGTGGAAGGCAAGCTAGTCAACATACCGCAGTGGATCCACCAGCTCCAGAATCTATCCAAGTTGCAGCTATGCTACACCCGGCTGGAGCTGGATGCGATTCAGGTCATTGGGAGGCTACCGAACCTCTCGATCCTGCGCCTGAGGTCTTTGTCTTTTCTAGGCAAAGAGCTCCATTTCTTGCGCTCGTCGTTCCCGAGTCTCGTTGTGCTGGAGCTCTCTGACTTGCCGCAGGTCCAGCTGGTGTATTTCGAAGAGAGAACAATGCCTTGCCTTGAAGTGCTCCAAGTCTCCAGTTGCCTGAGCAACGGTGTTCTATCAGGGCTTCGGCTTCTGACAAGCCTCAAGGAAGTTTCACTGACGAGGGTGCACTACTCGTCGATCGTGCGAGTGCAGAACCAACTCAAAGAGTGTGCAAAGCCTGTCAATTTGAAGGTGAACTTTGGAGAGAGATTGTAA
- the LOC133898455 gene encoding probable disease resistance protein RF45 isoform X1: protein MEATVVSVGKSVLNGALNYAKSMLAEEIALQLGVQRDVTFVADELEMMQSFLMTADDEQDEQKVLKTWVKQVRDLAYDVEDNLQDFALHSDKKPSRWCIICTLWERRGIAKGVKELKARVEDVSSRNLRYRLIKDGSASKPAAAAEQAATADAAVFGFGIEENSMVNLADLISSKEVDLRVISVWGTGGDLGKTSEIRKVYDDEAVKKKFGCRAWVRLMRPFNPREFIKNLVKQFYENSPDSIEKGHEGTTVGANALMKIEKMEQMDLVLNEFHQQVNGNQYLIVIDDLSTIVDWDCIKTYFPDRKNCSRIIVSAQQAEVASLCTEQPYQMSELKWVSAEQTLYLFYKKVERAVGLGSGSNAPAGENRIAPVASSSSNPPKEPKLADGDVLGGGRATKALAFEEALLIGRAEEKAQVIEMISKPEQRSVVSVWGMGGIGKTTLVKGVYQSPELAGLFRKHAWVTVKHPFSLEVFLRGLAERLQENAQSISAGENKRPDITRMARGNGKNLATMKYEDLKRELAGLLQEPECLIVLDDVSSTLEWDSIIKYMGQARRIIVTTRERSVAKHCSSKEGDDINIYQLHAMGEKDALDLFKKKVFKKDEYNDLRSDLEEQAKLILRKCRGLPLAISTIGGFLSDKPRTALEWKKLNDHISAELEINTELYMIKAILMKSYNGLPYHLKSSFLYMSIFPQDHKIRRKRLVRRWIAEGYSSEMRHMSAEEVGDKHLAELFDRSMILPTNRVTHSTGKIDSCQLHDLIRDISISKSMEENLVYILEEGCSSKVQGTIRHLSVSSNWAREKDVFESILDLSHVRSLTVFGEWRSFLISDKMKLLRVLDLEDTSGLRDHDLAHIGKLHHLRYLSLRGCRGVTQLPDCLGNLRHLQTLDVRDTFIMVLPKTVVNLERLQYLRVGFVRQDVHKDDIYEKFVDKILQQISATGACRNWCCFYSCSLLDLCAYQCRPKLLHADMNSQDISKFCSFFLTAGWMHHTLHGLRVTRGIGDLKALHTLSVVNVAWGKHTMKVLKRLTHLRKLTVTGVYDRNSKDFWSAIANHNRLRSLSVQRLSESVGMPTLDGCLGETTSMDGTAVNGPAVAEAPDTVNGGSSSGGTSQSKLRRSLAGEVLFPPKDLESLKVEGKLVNIPQWIHQLQNLSKLQLCYTRLELDAIQVIGRLPNLSILRLRSLSFLGKELHFLRSSFPSLVVLELSDLPQVQLVYFEERTMPCLEVLQVSSCLSNGVLSGLRLLTSLKEVSLTRVHYSSIVRVQNQLKECAKPVNLKVNFGERL from the exons ATGGAGGCCACGGTGGTGAGCGTTGGCAAGTCCGTGCTGAATGGAGCTCTCAACTACGCCAAATCCATGCTGGCGGAGGAGATCGCCCTGCAGCTCGGCGTCCAGCGCGACGTTaccttcgtcgcggacgagcTGGAGATGATGCAGTCATTCCTGATGACAGCAGATGATGAGCAAGATGAGCAGAAGGTGCTCAAGACCTGGGTGAAGCAGGTCCGCGACCTGGCCTACGACGTCGAGGACAACCTCCAGGATTTCGCCCTTCACTCCGACAAGAAGCCATCTCGGTGGTGCATCATCTGCACCCTGTGGGAGAGGCGCGGCATTGCTAAGGGGGTGAAGGAGCTCAAGGCCAGGGTGGAGGACGTGAGCAGCAGGAACTTGCGTTACCGCCTCATCAAGGATGGATCTGCCTCCAAGCCTGCCGCTGCGGCCGAGCAGGCTGCCACTGCCGACGCGGCGGTATTCGGCTTTGGCATCGAGGAAAACTCCATGGTGAACCTTGCGGATCTGATCAGCAGCAAGGAGGTGGATCTCAGAGTAATCTCAGTGTGGGGAACAGGCGGAGACCTCGGAAAGACGTCCGAAATCAGGAAGGTCTACGACGACGAAGCAGTAAAGAAGAAGTTCGGTTGCCGCGCATGGGTTAGGTTGATGCGTCCTTTCAATCCCAGGGAGTTCATCAAGAACCTTGTGAAGCAGTTCTACGAAAATTCTCCCGACTCAATTGAAAAGGGTCACGAAGGCACAACTGTAGGGGCTAATGCTCTCATGAAGATCGAGAAGATGGAGCAGATGGATTTGGTCTTAAATGAGTTCCATCAACAGGTGAATGGCAATCAGTACCTGATTGTGATTGACGACCTGTCCACAATTGTTGACTGGGATTGCATCAAAACGTACTTCCCTGACAGGAAGAATTGTAGCCGCATCATAGTTTCAGCACAGCAAGCTGAAGTTGCAAGCTTGTGCACCGAGCAACCATATCAAATGTCAGAGCTCAAGTGGGTGTCAGCTGAGCAAACTCTCTATCTCTTCTACAAGAAG GTCGAGCGTGCTGTTGGTCTCGGCTCCGGCTCAAATGCTCCTGCTGGTGAGAACCGAATAGCCCCTGTCGCCTCCAGCTCCTCGAATCCTCCAAAGGAACCGAAGTTGGCGGATGGAGATGTCCTTGGTGGGGGAAGGGCGACAAAGGCATTGGCTTTCGAGGAAGCGCTGCTCATCGGGCGAGCAGAGGAGAAAGCTCAAGTCATCGAAATGATTAGCAAGCCCGAGCAGCGTTCCGTGGTCTCGGTGTGGGGGATGGGAGGCATTGGGAAAACCACTCTTGTCAAGGGCGTCTACCAAAGCCCGGAGCTTGCTGGCCTCTTTCGGAAGCATGCTTGGGTCACTGTGAAGCATCCATTTAGCCTCGAGGTGTTCCTCAGGGGGCTGGCAGAGAGATTACAGGAAAATGCACAATCGATTTCTGCTGGGGAGAACAAAAGGCCAGACATCACCAGGATGGCACGGGGAAATGGCAAAAATCTAGCGACCATGAAATACGAGGATCTGAAGCGTGAGCTAGCTGGGCTTCTACAGGAGCCCGAGTGCCTCATTGTTCTTGATGATGTATCGTCCACTCTAGAGTGGGACTCCATCATAAAGTACATGGGACAAGCTAGACGGATCATAGTCACCACAAGGGAAAGGAGTGTCGCGAAACATTGTTCTTCCAAGGAAGGCGATGACATTAACATCTACCAGCTTCACGCCATGGGAGAGAAGGATGCCCTCGACCTCTTCAAAAAGAAG GTATTCAAGAAGGATGAATACAATGATTTAAGATCTGATCTGGAGGAGCAAGCAAAACTTATCCTAAGGAAGTGCCGTGGACTTCCCCTCGCAATTTCTACCATTGGCGGCTTTCTATCTGATAAACCTAGAACTGCGCTTGAATGGAAGAAGTTGAATGATCATATTAGTGCTGAATTGGAGATTAATACAGAACTTTACATGATAAAGGCAATCCTTATGAAGAGTTATAATGGCTTGCCATATCATCTCAAGTCCAGCTTCTTGTATATGTCCATTTTTCCTCAAGACCACAAAATTAGGCGGAAACGTTTGGTGAGGCGGTGGATCGCAGAGGGCTACTCAAGTGAAATGCGTCACATGTCTGCCGAAGAAGTTGGAGACAAGCACTTGGCTGAACTTTTCGACAGGAGTATGATCCTACCAACGAACAGAGTAACTCATAGCACTGGAAAAATTGATTCTTGTCAACTTCATGACCTGATCCGTGACATCAGCATATCCAAGTCTATGGAGGAAAACCTTGTTTATATACTGGAGGAGGGGTGCAGCTCAAAGGTACAAGGAACGATTCGTCACCTTTCAGTAAGTAGCAATTGGGCCAGAGAAAAGGATGTCTTCGAGAGCATATTGGACTTGTCCCACGTGCGATCATTGACTGTATTTGGAGAGTGGAGATCATTTCTAATTTCTGACAAGATGAAATTGCTTCGGGTGCTTGATCTGGAAGACACATCAGGTTTAAGAGACCATGATCTCGCTCACATTGGGAAGCTCCATCACCTCAGATATCTTTCCCTTCGAGGATGCAGGGGTGTTACACAGCTGCCAGATTGCTTGGGCAATCTGAGGCACCTCCAGACACTGGACGTCAGAGATACATTCATAATGGTTTTGCCAAAAACTGTTGTCAATCTTGAGAGGCTTCAGTATCTGCGTGTTGGCTTTGTGCGACAGGATGTGCATAAAGACGACATATATGAAAAGTTCGTGGACAAAATTTTGCAGCAAATATCTGCTACGGGGGCATGCCGCAATTGGTGTTGTTTCTATTCCTGCTCGCTGCTGGACTTGTGTGCATACCAATGCAGACCAAAACTCCTACATGCCGACATGAACAGTCAAGATATCTCAAAGTTCTGTAGCTTCTTTCTTACCGCTGGCTGGATGCATCATACTCTACATGGTTTAAGAGTTACCAGAGGGATCGGGGACTTGAAGGCCCTGCACACACTAAGTGTCGTCAACGTTGCCTGGGGGAAACACACAATGAAAGTGCTTAAAAGGCTTACACATCTGCGTAAGTTGACAGTGACCGGCGTCTACGACAGGAACAGCAAGGACTTCTGGTCTGCAATTGCCAATCATAATCGGCTGCGATCTTTGTCTGTGCAGCGGTTGTCTGAATCAGTGGGGATGCCAACCTTAGATGGTTGTTTAGGTGAGACAACGTCCATGGATGGAACCGCCGTCAATGGGCCAGCTGTGGCGGAGGCCCCAGATACTGTCAATGGCGGCTCGTCCTCAGGTGGCACCTCGCAGTCTAAACTCCGGCGCTCGCTGGCGGGCGAGGTGCTCTTTCCTCCGAAAGATCTCGAGAGTCTCAAGGTGGAAGGCAAGCTAGTCAACATACCGCAGTGGATCCACCAGCTCCAGAATCTATCCAAGTTGCAGCTATGCTACACCCGGCTGGAGCTGGATGCGATTCAGGTCATTGGGAGGCTACCGAACCTCTCGATCCTGCGCCTGAGGTCTTTGTCTTTTCTAGGCAAAGAGCTCCATTTCTTGCGCTCGTCGTTCCCGAGTCTCGTTGTGCTGGAGCTCTCTGACTTGCCGCAGGTCCAGCTGGTGTATTTCGAAGAGAGAACAATGCCTTGCCTTGAAGTGCTCCAAGTCTCCAGTTGCCTGAGCAACGGTGTTCTATCAGGGCTTCGGCTTCTGACAAGCCTCAAGGAAGTTTCACTGACGAGGGTGCACTACTCGTCGATCGTGCGAGTGCAGAACCAACTCAAAGAGTGTGCAAAGCCTGTCAATTTGAAGGTGAACTTTGGAGAGAGATTGTAA